A DNA window from Comamonas fluminis contains the following coding sequences:
- a CDS encoding cobalt-precorrin-6A reductase, producing MTQVLLLGGTFDAYVLSTLLSEAGVPAVYSYAGATQTRRTPALPMRVGGFGGVDGLLAYLREHGISHVIDATHPFAAQMSRNAHAACAAAGIPLLSMERPGWSLQAGDQWISVPDMQAAAQVVASGAPPRFRSVFLAIGRKQLAAFAHQASEQRYVLRVVDQTDEALPLPCGSYELIVARGPFALEDEMALLKRHAVDCIVSKNAGGPDTYAKIEAARALQIPVIMVDRPVLPEREQCQSPQQAMAWLRQRL from the coding sequence ATGACCCAAGTTCTCCTGTTAGGCGGCACTTTTGATGCCTATGTTCTGTCCACCTTGTTGAGCGAAGCTGGCGTTCCTGCGGTTTATTCCTATGCAGGCGCGACGCAGACCCGGCGCACTCCGGCCTTGCCAATGCGCGTGGGGGGCTTTGGCGGTGTGGATGGCTTGCTGGCTTATTTGCGAGAGCACGGCATCAGCCATGTCATTGACGCAACGCATCCGTTTGCAGCGCAGATGAGCCGTAATGCACATGCAGCCTGCGCTGCGGCAGGCATTCCCCTGCTGTCCATGGAGCGGCCTGGCTGGTCCTTGCAAGCTGGCGATCAATGGATTTCTGTGCCAGATATGCAGGCTGCGGCGCAGGTGGTGGCGTCTGGTGCCCCGCCAAGATTTCGCAGCGTCTTTCTGGCCATTGGCCGCAAGCAGCTTGCTGCTTTTGCGCATCAGGCTAGCGAGCAGCGCTATGTGCTCCGGGTGGTCGATCAGACGGATGAAGCGCTGCCATTGCCCTGCGGCAGTTATGAGCTGATTGTGGCGCGCGGGCCTTTTGCGCTTGAGGATGAAATGGCATTGCTCAAACGCCATGCGGTGGACTGCATCGTCAGCAAGAACGCGGGTGGTCCTGATACCTATGCCAAGATCGAAGCGGCCAGAGCGCTGCAGATCCCCGTCATCATGGTGGACCGGCCAGTGCTCCCCGAACGGGAGCAGTGTCAGAGCCCGCAGCAGGCCATGGCCTGGCTGCGCCAGCGGCTGTGA
- the cobI gene encoding precorrin-2 C(20)-methyltransferase, with translation MTQGKIVCVGLGPGDPEMMSVKADRLLRNARHVAYFRKLGHPGKARQLVNGLLHAEVTEYPMEYPLTTEIPHDDPRYIAQLSDFYLGWQNRLTDLARDEEVIVLCEGDPFFYGSFMHLYVRLKQAAQAQVEVLPGIPGMVGCWHATGIPMTWGDDVMSVLPATLPDEPLRQHMQRSDALVIMKVGRHLARIRTLLTEQGKLDQAWLVINGTMSDQQVMPLRDAPERCPYFAIVIVHGNGRRPANDL, from the coding sequence ATGACTCAAGGAAAAATTGTGTGCGTGGGTCTTGGCCCTGGCGACCCCGAAATGATGAGCGTGAAGGCCGACCGCCTGCTGCGCAATGCGCGCCATGTGGCCTATTTTCGCAAGCTTGGCCACCCCGGCAAAGCACGGCAGTTGGTCAACGGCCTGCTGCACGCCGAGGTCACCGAATACCCGATGGAATACCCGCTGACCACGGAAATTCCGCACGACGACCCACGCTATATTGCCCAGCTTTCAGACTTCTATCTGGGCTGGCAAAACCGGCTGACCGATCTGGCGCGTGACGAGGAAGTCATTGTGCTGTGCGAGGGGGACCCGTTTTTCTACGGCTCCTTCATGCATCTGTACGTGCGGCTCAAGCAAGCCGCACAGGCACAGGTGGAGGTTCTGCCCGGCATTCCCGGCATGGTGGGCTGCTGGCACGCCACCGGCATCCCCATGACCTGGGGCGATGATGTCATGAGCGTGCTGCCAGCTACCTTGCCTGATGAACCGCTGCGCCAGCATATGCAGCGCTCCGATGCGCTGGTCATCATGAAAGTGGGCCGCCATCTCGCTCGCATCCGCACTCTGCTGACCGAGCAAGGCAAGCTGGATCAGGCCTGGCTGGTCATCAACGGCACCATGAGCGATCAGCAAGTCATGCCTTTGCGCGACGCGCCTGAGCGCTGCCCCTACTTCGCCATCGTGATCGTGCATGGCAACGGCCGCCGCCCTGCCAATGATCTCTGA
- the cobJ gene encoding precorrin-3B C(17)-methyltransferase, giving the protein MTHASSQGRLTVVGLGPGNAELLTQQVRNSIASATDAFGYFPYIERLSGLEHLTLHASDNREELERARAALHLAAQGKQVLMLSSGDPGVFAMASAVFEVLEYAAPDEQLLWQAVHIEVQPGITAMLAAAARLGAPLGHDFCTINLSDNLKPAEVIERRICLAAQADFAMAFYNPCSKSRPQGFERALKVLRQECEPERLICFARNVSRPDETLNVVPLAAASAEMADMRTLVIVGNSLTRKVGPHVYTPRSYGVQARG; this is encoded by the coding sequence ATGACACACGCAAGCTCACAAGGCAGGCTCACGGTGGTGGGCCTGGGCCCGGGCAATGCCGAGCTGCTGACGCAGCAAGTTCGCAACAGCATTGCCAGTGCGACAGACGCCTTTGGCTATTTCCCCTATATCGAACGCCTGTCGGGTCTGGAACACCTGACTCTGCACGCCAGCGATAACCGCGAGGAGCTGGAACGTGCACGCGCCGCGCTGCATCTTGCGGCGCAAGGCAAACAGGTGCTGATGCTTTCCTCGGGCGACCCCGGCGTATTCGCCATGGCCAGTGCAGTCTTTGAAGTGCTGGAATACGCCGCGCCGGATGAGCAGTTGCTGTGGCAAGCCGTGCACATCGAAGTGCAACCCGGCATCACGGCCATGCTGGCGGCGGCTGCGCGCCTGGGCGCACCGCTTGGGCATGACTTTTGCACGATCAATCTTTCGGACAACCTCAAGCCAGCCGAGGTGATAGAGCGACGCATTTGCCTGGCCGCGCAAGCCGATTTCGCCATGGCGTTCTACAACCCCTGTTCAAAATCTCGTCCACAGGGGTTTGAACGTGCGCTCAAGGTCTTGCGCCAGGAGTGCGAGCCAGAGCGTCTGATCTGCTTTGCGCGCAATGTCAGCCGCCCCGATGAAACGCTGAATGTTGTGCCGCTGGCTGCCGCAAGCGCCGAGATGGCCGATATGCGCACTCTGGTGATTGTGGGCAACAGCCTGACCCGCAAGGTTGGCCCCCATGTCTACACCCCGCGCAGCTATGGCGTGCAGGCCCGTGGCTGA